Proteins encoded in a region of the Sulfitobacter geojensis genome:
- a CDS encoding sugar ABC transporter ATP-binding protein, with protein MTDLSHSPRLELSGISKYFSGVTALEDVDIELYPGEIHALLGENGAGKSTLIRVLTGGYLSDAGSFRINGQNVSITSPRDAIRQGISLVPQDILFVPNFSIGRNMLLGMEGRGSRRDSLSQRERSLVEDALSRLGAKIDVDAPASTVPVPQLRLAQVARGLLQGGDIMVLDEPTAVLSEPDAEMLLERLEGLRTMGTAILYVTHRLNEVLRIADRTTILRDGKRVGVYKRGALKREDMVELIARSLPDETTRPARRVAEKVDELDAPRLSVRNFSSGIIFRDCNLDVRPGEIIGIAGVQGSGHGAFLRSLGGLDPVDSGTLRVNGASIRTGNVARSVGAAVMTVPADRRGSSIIADMSIRANLAVSGRSRAGMSRWGIRKQACEREMTRTYIERMSIRPNAQDALLGQMSGGNQQKVAIARALDAEPEVLLIEEPTQGVDVGTKADIHDLLREAATLRNCAVVVASSECEELLELCDSIAVMRIGKLTAPELASAMDYKSLLARVLP; from the coding sequence ATGACAGACCTATCACATTCTCCACGGCTTGAGCTTTCTGGAATATCTAAATACTTCTCGGGTGTTACCGCCTTGGAAGACGTGGATATCGAGCTTTACCCAGGCGAAATTCACGCCCTCCTTGGAGAGAACGGTGCCGGAAAATCAACGCTTATCCGCGTCCTAACGGGCGGATATCTATCGGATGCGGGTAGCTTTCGGATCAATGGGCAGAATGTGAGCATCACATCGCCCCGCGACGCCATCCGGCAAGGCATTAGCCTCGTTCCTCAAGACATTCTCTTCGTGCCAAATTTCTCGATCGGTCGGAATATGCTCTTGGGCATGGAAGGCAGGGGCAGTCGCCGGGACAGCCTGTCGCAAAGGGAACGCAGCCTCGTTGAGGATGCTCTTTCAAGGTTGGGGGCGAAGATTGACGTCGACGCCCCCGCAAGCACGGTTCCAGTTCCACAGTTGAGATTGGCGCAGGTCGCTCGAGGGTTGTTGCAGGGCGGCGATATCATGGTTCTCGATGAACCGACCGCTGTGTTGTCCGAGCCGGACGCTGAAATGCTCCTCGAGCGGTTGGAGGGCCTGCGCACAATGGGCACAGCAATCCTCTATGTCACTCACCGTTTGAACGAAGTCTTGCGGATCGCGGACCGGACTACTATTCTGCGGGATGGGAAGCGGGTCGGGGTGTATAAGCGCGGCGCTCTAAAGCGCGAGGATATGGTGGAGTTGATCGCGCGGTCTCTGCCCGATGAGACCACGCGCCCCGCACGACGAGTTGCTGAAAAGGTGGACGAACTCGATGCGCCGCGCCTATCTGTGAGGAACTTCTCGTCGGGGATCATATTTCGCGATTGTAACCTCGACGTGCGCCCCGGTGAAATCATTGGAATTGCCGGTGTGCAAGGCTCGGGCCACGGAGCATTCTTGCGCAGTCTTGGCGGATTGGATCCTGTTGACAGTGGAACGTTGCGCGTCAATGGCGCGTCCATACGCACGGGAAATGTCGCGAGAAGCGTCGGAGCCGCAGTTATGACGGTGCCTGCGGATCGGCGCGGATCATCAATCATTGCCGATATGTCTATTAGGGCCAACCTCGCTGTGTCGGGGCGCTCACGGGCGGGTATGAGCCGCTGGGGCATTCGCAAGCAGGCATGCGAAAGGGAGATGACCAGAACCTATATTGAACGGATGTCGATCCGGCCAAACGCGCAAGATGCACTGTTGGGTCAGATGTCAGGTGGCAACCAGCAGAAAGTCGCGATCGCGCGGGCATTGGATGCAGAACCGGAGGTTTTGCTGATCGAGGAGCCAACCCAAGGTGTCGATGTCGGAACCAAGGCTGACATCCACGACCTCCTGCGCGAAGCCGCGACGCTAAGAAACTGCGCGGTCGTTGTCGCCTCATCCGAATGCGAAGAATTACTGGAGCTGTGCGATTCAATTGCAGTGATGCGTATCGGCAAGCTGACCGCGCCGGAATTGGCGTCAGCCATGGACTACAAGAGCCTGCTCGCACGCGTCCTGCCGTAG
- a CDS encoding sugar ABC transporter substrate-binding protein: protein MKTPSIVSLTATIIIAAATAQVSAQDVTFTDAERVPLSCDNQFTVNDLATLKPTAPDDEITIAVSVPSFANPYIQSLIYGAEKAAKEVGVKLTVGAGRGFMDPGSQISQLESAATRRPDAVLINPADPAGLAAAIDDVVASGIPVVDIGTLSMSENSYKLVQDDYSQGQVAAKAVIEHFQSGGKGVIVAGPANASWSRGRTAGFTDALADSSIEVSSIVWSDLDPQQALTRFSNAIQTDPEVDWIYATGSFLLAPQSLPAEYADTFYLGGTLTNVSAAGLQEGTANLILPDFPVAVGYLGVVLALKALAGEDLAKVNCLPNEVMGKDNLEEPVWSDASFVPADWKAPE, encoded by the coding sequence ATGAAAACACCTTCAATAGTTTCACTCACCGCGACTATTATAATTGCGGCAGCGACCGCACAGGTTAGCGCGCAAGATGTCACATTTACCGACGCCGAGCGCGTGCCGTTGAGTTGCGACAACCAATTCACTGTAAATGATCTTGCGACCTTGAAGCCTACGGCGCCAGACGACGAGATTACAATTGCCGTATCGGTTCCGTCATTCGCGAACCCCTATATTCAATCCTTGATCTACGGCGCTGAAAAAGCCGCCAAAGAAGTTGGCGTAAAGCTCACGGTTGGTGCTGGGCGCGGGTTCATGGACCCCGGTTCCCAGATTTCACAACTCGAAAGCGCCGCAACCCGCCGCCCCGATGCGGTGTTGATTAACCCCGCCGATCCTGCCGGTCTGGCTGCGGCTATTGATGATGTCGTTGCCAGCGGCATTCCAGTTGTCGATATCGGCACGTTGTCGATGTCGGAGAACTCCTACAAGCTCGTTCAGGATGACTATTCTCAAGGGCAGGTTGCTGCAAAAGCTGTGATCGAACATTTTCAGAGTGGTGGTAAAGGTGTCATCGTGGCTGGCCCAGCTAACGCTTCATGGTCGCGCGGCAGGACGGCAGGTTTCACAGATGCGCTTGCTGATAGCAGCATCGAAGTTTCATCGATTGTTTGGTCGGACCTCGACCCTCAGCAAGCATTGACGCGGTTTAGCAACGCCATTCAAACCGATCCCGAGGTGGATTGGATCTATGCAACGGGATCGTTCCTGCTCGCGCCGCAATCTCTCCCTGCGGAATATGCGGACACCTTTTATCTCGGTGGCACGCTGACCAACGTGAGCGCGGCAGGTTTGCAAGAAGGGACCGCGAACCTGATCTTGCCTGATTTTCCCGTTGCTGTTGGCTACCTCGGTGTCGTCTTGGCCTTAAAGGCACTTGCGGGCGAAGACTTGGCCAAGGTCAACTGCCTGCCAAACGAGGTCATGGGCAAAGACAATCTTGAGGAACCTGTGTGGTCTGATGCCAGCTTCGTTCCAGCTGACTGGAAAGCTCCAGAGTAG
- a CDS encoding ABC transporter permease, with product MASNIKMEGDIKAPSLVRRLGISSAELQILAALVALVILFSLIFPQSFFSQITLTNMLRVAGILMVVSIGQSFALIVGGFDISVGATMGIASVTAATLMLAGVPIPMAIVAAIGAGSLIGFINGLGIAVMGVTPFVMTLGMLTFGRGLADLIAGGSSLTGLPSAFALFGRSLWWGVPSAACIAAIVAFFAWFILQRTRAGLYIYAIGGSHETSRVAGVSTMRYHILAYTICGALAAVSGLMLTSRISVSQGSLGTGYELLAVAAAVIGGVRIGGGVGRLIGVFLGVSLITVLNTGLDIAGVNPFIQQMVTGTVLVVAVIVANARSGSFRRLFRRKTE from the coding sequence ATGGCTTCTAACATTAAGATGGAGGGCGACATAAAAGCACCAAGTCTCGTCAGGCGCCTCGGCATATCGAGCGCGGAGCTGCAAATCTTGGCCGCGTTGGTCGCCTTGGTCATTCTATTCTCGCTCATATTCCCCCAGAGCTTCTTTTCACAAATCACCCTCACCAATATGCTGCGCGTGGCGGGCATTTTGATGGTCGTCTCCATCGGTCAGAGCTTTGCACTGATTGTTGGCGGGTTTGACATTTCTGTTGGGGCCACCATGGGCATCGCGTCAGTGACGGCCGCAACCTTGATGTTGGCCGGCGTGCCCATACCGATGGCCATTGTTGCAGCCATTGGCGCAGGATCTCTGATCGGCTTCATCAATGGGCTCGGCATCGCCGTCATGGGTGTGACACCATTCGTCATGACATTAGGGATGCTAACATTCGGGCGAGGCCTTGCGGACCTTATCGCTGGGGGTAGCTCGCTGACCGGATTGCCGAGCGCGTTTGCCCTGTTCGGTCGGTCACTTTGGTGGGGCGTCCCCTCGGCCGCATGTATTGCGGCGATCGTGGCATTCTTTGCATGGTTCATTTTACAACGCACACGGGCGGGTCTGTATATCTATGCCATCGGCGGAAGCCACGAGACCTCCCGCGTCGCAGGTGTATCCACGATGCGATACCACATCCTCGCATACACAATTTGCGGCGCGCTGGCGGCGGTTTCGGGCTTGATGCTGACCTCACGCATTTCCGTCTCACAGGGCAGCTTGGGGACAGGCTATGAATTGCTTGCAGTTGCTGCAGCGGTGATCGGCGGCGTGCGGATCGGTGGCGGGGTTGGGCGTCTGATTGGCGTATTCTTGGGGGTTAGCCTGATTACAGTGCTGAACACAGGATTGGATATCGCGGGCGTGAACCCCTTCATTCAACAAATGGTCACAGGAACTGTTTTAGTGGTCGCGGTGATCGTTGCAAACGCTCGATCCGGCAGCTTCCGCCGACTGTTCCGCCGAAAAACAGAATAA
- a CDS encoding TetR/AcrR family transcriptional regulator, which produces MDNTLTKKANHTSTPEKRLPKGTPRALILDAAEIVFGAEGFDRVTFRDLAGKAGVSVSAINYHFGSKEGVLKEVFARRSRRLVERRAQYLDQLPVDNAGKRSLTGILQAFLRPAFEVTKGDRDHLFTRLLSHLSTGSTEQVRALLKESFDENDRRFIKELSRSASHLSPEDIHWRFHFLVGAMIYTMSDADQLDGLSDGLCSATDHESALKQMVSGFSNMFFVDPAQDKSPETPSQ; this is translated from the coding sequence GTGGATAACACATTGACAAAAAAAGCGAATCACACCTCCACGCCAGAGAAGCGGTTGCCGAAGGGAACACCGCGCGCGTTGATCCTTGATGCGGCCGAAATCGTATTTGGTGCCGAAGGATTCGACCGTGTCACGTTCCGCGACCTCGCCGGGAAAGCGGGGGTATCCGTGTCGGCGATCAACTATCACTTCGGGTCGAAGGAAGGCGTACTGAAGGAAGTTTTTGCGCGACGCTCTCGCAGACTTGTTGAAAGACGCGCTCAATACCTTGATCAATTGCCGGTCGATAACGCGGGCAAACGTAGCCTTACCGGAATCTTGCAGGCCTTTCTTCGTCCTGCATTTGAGGTCACCAAAGGGGATCGCGACCACCTCTTTACGCGCCTGCTTTCCCATCTATCGACAGGCTCAACCGAACAAGTTCGCGCGCTTCTTAAAGAGAGTTTTGATGAAAACGATCGACGTTTCATCAAAGAACTTTCGCGCTCGGCCAGCCACCTGTCGCCGGAGGATATTCACTGGCGCTTTCATTTTCTTGTTGGGGCTATGATTTATACCATGTCGGATGCCGATCAACTTGACGGGCTGTCGGATGGACTGTGCTCCGCGACCGATCATGAATCCGCGCTGAAGCAGATGGTATCCGGTTTCAGCAATATGTTTTTTGTTGATCCCGCGCAAGACAAGTCACCCGAAACACCGAGCCAATGA
- a CDS encoding NAD(P)-dependent oxidoreductase, which yields MQSNVGVIGLGIMGSSYAENLLQSGHAVVGFDPDPAAQERLRSVGGKVCATPAAVAQECGCILVSLASVDALVAVTTGPDGVTQTLQKGATIIDMGTLPVAAKQDAKGHIENAGGEMLDCPVSGTGAQAKVRDLVVFASGAEHAIEKVQPILDAIARQTQIVGAFGNGTKLKLVANLLVAVHNVAAAEALVLAKNFGLDLDMVHNAIRTGAGGSRMFDLRGPMMVNRHFEPATMKVDVFLKDIDLILAQAARSSSATPLMSVCADLYARAMDQGLAKQDTASVFEVMDTL from the coding sequence ATGCAATCCAATGTTGGTGTTATCGGGCTGGGTATCATGGGATCCTCTTATGCCGAAAACCTGCTTCAATCCGGCCATGCGGTTGTCGGTTTTGATCCTGATCCGGCCGCACAAGAACGTCTGCGATCTGTAGGTGGGAAGGTGTGCGCCACACCAGCTGCAGTGGCGCAAGAGTGCGGTTGCATCCTCGTGTCACTGGCGTCTGTTGACGCGCTTGTTGCCGTCACTACCGGACCTGATGGGGTGACGCAGACCTTGCAAAAAGGTGCAACCATCATCGACATGGGCACTTTGCCAGTGGCCGCGAAACAAGACGCCAAAGGCCACATAGAGAACGCTGGCGGCGAGATGCTGGATTGTCCTGTCAGCGGCACTGGTGCGCAGGCCAAAGTTCGTGATCTGGTCGTCTTCGCCAGCGGAGCGGAACATGCGATTGAAAAGGTGCAGCCAATCCTCGATGCGATCGCGCGCCAAACCCAGATCGTGGGTGCGTTCGGCAATGGAACCAAATTGAAACTTGTCGCGAACTTGCTTGTGGCTGTTCACAACGTCGCAGCGGCAGAGGCGCTGGTGCTGGCCAAAAATTTTGGACTTGATCTGGACATGGTTCACAATGCAATTCGCACCGGAGCTGGTGGGTCGCGGATGTTTGACCTGCGCGGGCCAATGATGGTTAATCGACATTTCGAACCTGCAACGATGAAAGTCGATGTCTTTCTAAAGGACATTGACCTCATCCTCGCGCAAGCCGCCCGGTCGTCTTCGGCCACCCCGTTGATGTCTGTTTGCGCTGATCTTTATGCCAGGGCGATGGATCAAGGGTTGGCGAAACAAGATACAGCATCGGTTTTTGAGGTTATGGATACGCTATAG
- a CDS encoding alpha/beta fold hydrolase: MNDVKLYSTISGPRDAPALLLLNSLGATQSMWDDQIAFLERRYRLIRCDTRGHGQSPIGQGPYVFDDLVADALAVLETHEVEKATIVGLSLGGMTALGLGVAAPQRVERIVCCAARADAPPMFVQSWHNRLDKLDEGGIEAVWQGTVGSWLSDDTRATRPEAEDLLKQGFLQTTEDGYRGCAHALMGLDYLRHLGELNMPTAFIAGERDVAASPETMKGMADACPGSDYIVVPDAKHLITVDNPQGFGVALCRALLLEC; the protein is encoded by the coding sequence ATGAATGACGTCAAGCTATATTCAACCATTTCAGGGCCTAGAGACGCACCGGCACTATTGCTTTTGAACAGCTTGGGGGCGACTCAGTCCATGTGGGATGACCAAATCGCATTCTTGGAGCGCAGATACCGTTTGATCCGCTGCGACACGCGCGGTCATGGCCAAAGCCCCATAGGGCAGGGGCCGTATGTGTTTGATGACCTTGTTGCCGATGCCTTGGCTGTTCTGGAGACTCACGAGGTGGAAAAAGCGACCATTGTGGGGTTGTCACTCGGCGGCATGACGGCACTTGGTTTGGGGGTAGCGGCACCGCAACGGGTTGAGCGGATTGTCTGCTGTGCGGCGCGAGCGGATGCACCGCCAATGTTCGTTCAAAGTTGGCATAATCGTCTGGACAAATTGGATGAGGGGGGCATCGAAGCCGTATGGCAAGGCACCGTCGGGTCGTGGTTGAGTGATGACACTCGAGCAACCCGCCCTGAGGCCGAAGATTTGTTGAAGCAGGGGTTTTTGCAAACAACCGAAGACGGCTATCGCGGCTGTGCTCATGCCTTGATGGGGCTCGACTATTTGCGTCATCTCGGTGAGCTGAATATGCCGACGGCTTTTATTGCGGGTGAACGGGATGTCGCCGCGTCGCCCGAGACAATGAAGGGAATGGCCGACGCGTGCCCCGGGTCAGACTACATTGTTGTCCCCGATGCCAAGCATCTGATCACTGTCGATAATCCTCAGGGTTTTGGCGTGGCGTTGTGTCGAGCGCTTCTACTGGAGTGCTAG
- a CDS encoding LysR family transcriptional regulator, whose amino-acid sequence MKLQQLRYFVAVYEEGSFSAAAGRVNATQSGLSTHVSQIEKRFNVPLFTRSSSGVTPTESGRLFYDEAVQVIAAANRAEDRLRSLSKAVVGNVHVGLMPTFTRSVLTNVLLRFSEEFSDVRVSVSEAYSGELAESVSAGKLDFAVVPNFDRDRFLAGTNMGRDQECFVCSADRDLPNTKALRLKSLPPQRLVVPGWSNIRRKQIEDYLVQNDIEVREILEIDTMYATLDLVARSEWVAILPGILCVSDLDGSRRRVVPLGDPPLYVDYLRIEPRSKPLSQAAQEFANILQEELNSTLEIVPVSQG is encoded by the coding sequence ATGAAACTCCAACAACTACGCTACTTTGTTGCGGTCTACGAAGAAGGGTCGTTTTCTGCTGCTGCGGGACGTGTCAATGCGACGCAATCCGGTCTGTCGACGCATGTGTCCCAGATTGAAAAGCGCTTCAATGTCCCGTTGTTCACGCGTAGTTCCTCGGGGGTGACACCAACGGAATCAGGACGTCTGTTCTATGACGAAGCCGTTCAGGTTATCGCCGCAGCGAACCGTGCCGAAGACCGATTGCGGTCGCTTTCCAAAGCAGTTGTCGGCAATGTCCATGTGGGCTTGATGCCGACGTTCACGCGTTCGGTTCTGACAAATGTTCTGCTACGCTTTTCCGAAGAATTCAGCGATGTCAGGGTTTCGGTGTCTGAGGCCTATTCGGGGGAATTGGCCGAGTCCGTATCCGCCGGGAAATTGGATTTCGCCGTTGTGCCCAACTTCGACCGCGACCGTTTCTTGGCCGGAACCAACATGGGGCGCGATCAGGAATGTTTTGTATGTTCGGCCGACCGCGATCTGCCGAACACAAAGGCCTTGAGGCTAAAGTCCCTACCGCCTCAACGGCTGGTCGTGCCGGGGTGGTCGAATATCCGGCGAAAGCAGATCGAGGATTATTTGGTGCAAAACGACATTGAGGTGCGCGAAATCCTCGAAATAGATACGATGTATGCCACGCTTGATTTGGTGGCGCGCTCTGAATGGGTCGCAATTTTGCCGGGCATCTTATGTGTGTCTGACCTCGACGGAAGTCGGCGGCGTGTTGTGCCGCTTGGCGATCCGCCACTTTATGTGGACTACTTACGCATTGAGCCACGGTCTAAACCACTGTCCCAAGCGGCACAGGAGTTTGCCAACATTCTTCAAGAAGAACTGAACTCCACTTTGGAAATCGTGCCCGTCAGTCAAGGCTAA
- a CDS encoding 3-keto-5-aminohexanoate cleavage protein, translating into MRCLPRLMVAPNGARRSQSDHPALPVTDAEILATAISCQEAGADGIHVHIRDVEGRHELDTGHYRAVLDQLCDTVPDMYVQVTSEAAGRYSGAEQRTIMQVLQPAYVSVALREMVREPQDWAQAQEFYEWATSSGVEIQHILYSPEDVQWFVRAIHEQRIPGTHHLILLVQGTYAHGSQGRAYLEDYLTELGKADGMSFDWMLCAFGQQETESLARAAQLGGKARVGFENSLWNMDGTLAKNNAERVREVDTAIKRAVQKTI; encoded by the coding sequence ATGAGATGCCTGCCAAGATTGATGGTCGCTCCGAATGGCGCAAGACGCAGTCAATCGGATCACCCTGCCCTCCCCGTCACCGATGCCGAAATCCTCGCAACAGCGATATCGTGCCAAGAAGCCGGAGCAGATGGGATTCATGTCCACATTCGCGATGTCGAGGGGCGGCATGAACTTGATACGGGTCACTATCGCGCTGTGCTGGATCAACTCTGTGACACGGTTCCGGACATGTATGTGCAAGTCACTTCAGAAGCCGCCGGTCGCTATAGCGGCGCCGAGCAACGCACGATTATGCAGGTCCTTCAACCCGCATATGTGTCGGTGGCCTTGCGAGAAATGGTCCGTGAACCGCAAGATTGGGCTCAAGCGCAGGAGTTCTACGAATGGGCCACGTCCTCAGGCGTAGAAATTCAACATATCCTTTACTCCCCCGAAGACGTGCAGTGGTTTGTCCGAGCAATCCATGAACAGCGCATCCCGGGCACACACCACCTCATCCTGCTTGTGCAGGGAACATATGCGCATGGCTCGCAGGGTCGGGCCTATCTGGAGGACTATCTGACCGAACTTGGCAAGGCAGACGGCATGTCCTTTGACTGGATGCTATGTGCGTTCGGTCAGCAAGAAACAGAAAGCCTTGCGCGTGCGGCCCAACTTGGCGGCAAGGCACGTGTCGGCTTCGAGAACTCGCTATGGAACATGGACGGGACACTGGCGAAGAATAATGCCGAACGCGTTCGCGAAGTTGATACCGCCATAAAGCGAGCCGTTCAAAAGACCATCTAA
- a CDS encoding p-hydroxyphenylacetate 3-hydroxylase reductase component codes for MPNPVAETKVDLRAFRRALGNFATGVTIITACGPNGEKVGVTANSFNSLSMDPPLILWSSMKEAKSNAIFESSPHFAVNILASEQMDLSNHFARQQVDKFAGVPWEAGIGGAPLFSGCSGRFQCETYDKLDGGDHWIFIGKVVAFDDFGRAPLCFHQGSYSMIFGHPETSKCAEADPLHAPSDGKVENHKFFLMMRAVQAYQARYQPKIQTLGLNVVEARALLIMTDLPALKAEQLITQLNVPIDEVDDALRGLSDRDFIRYNGSVYEMTEAGHAKARRCWDVAGAHAEEAFGKFSETQLESFTTVLQSLI; via the coding sequence GTGCCCAATCCCGTTGCCGAAACCAAAGTCGATCTTCGCGCGTTTCGCAGAGCGCTGGGTAATTTTGCCACCGGAGTAACCATTATTACCGCATGCGGGCCCAATGGAGAAAAGGTTGGAGTCACCGCCAACAGCTTCAATTCGCTGTCGATGGACCCGCCGCTGATACTGTGGAGCAGCATGAAGGAGGCAAAAAGCAACGCCATCTTTGAATCGTCGCCGCATTTTGCAGTCAACATTCTTGCGAGTGAACAAATGGACCTATCAAATCATTTTGCCCGTCAGCAGGTGGACAAGTTTGCTGGTGTCCCGTGGGAAGCCGGCATTGGCGGTGCGCCCTTGTTTTCGGGCTGCTCAGGGCGTTTCCAATGTGAGACCTACGACAAACTGGACGGAGGGGATCATTGGATATTTATCGGCAAAGTGGTGGCATTTGATGATTTCGGGCGTGCGCCGCTATGCTTTCATCAAGGCTCCTATTCAATGATCTTTGGCCACCCTGAGACGTCTAAATGTGCCGAGGCAGATCCGTTGCACGCGCCGTCGGATGGCAAAGTAGAGAACCACAAGTTCTTTTTAATGATGCGTGCCGTTCAAGCCTATCAAGCCCGCTATCAACCCAAGATTCAGACGCTGGGCCTCAATGTCGTCGAAGCCCGTGCATTGTTGATCATGACAGATTTGCCTGCACTGAAGGCGGAACAATTGATCACGCAGTTAAACGTCCCGATTGATGAGGTCGACGACGCGCTGCGCGGCCTGTCGGACAGGGACTTCATTCGCTACAATGGTAGTGTTTATGAAATGACCGAAGCTGGACATGCCAAGGCAAGGCGCTGTTGGGACGTCGCAGGAGCCCATGCCGAAGAGGCCTTTGGCAAGTTCAGTGAGACTCAGTTGGAAAGCTTTACCACCGTGCTTCAGTCGTTGATCTGA
- a CDS encoding LLM class flavin-dependent oxidoreductase: MQLSFFTMPIHPIGKPFSKSLAEDREAFLLADSLGFAEAYCGEHTTDQAEIITSTVAFLASLAYETKNIRLGTGTVNLPNSHPARVAAEIAMLDHMLEGRLNFGISPGGLMSDAEIFGNLNRDRNAMFLECINMVLDIWAGEAPYNLKGDYYEVSTQNTMMREIGQGDIMKPYQDPHPPIIGTVVAPFSKGVTAMAARGWQPISANFLLPKWAATHWPNYAEGCKQAGKLASYDEWRVAKNICVARDEQTARSYARDPGSPYVLYYSQLLTKLRKGGRLNLFKEDQAMPDEEVTLDYVLDRLVIHGDPQSVADQVLELRETTGTFNHLVYAGHDWTDYELGRESMILMAEKVMPILDEATKSEPAYL, from the coding sequence ATGCAACTATCATTTTTCACGATGCCCATTCATCCGATTGGCAAGCCGTTTTCGAAAAGTCTTGCTGAAGACCGCGAAGCGTTCTTGTTGGCCGACTCACTGGGATTTGCCGAGGCGTATTGCGGAGAGCATACCACCGATCAAGCCGAGATCATTACGTCGACTGTCGCGTTTCTGGCCAGCCTTGCTTACGAAACCAAGAACATTCGACTGGGGACTGGCACTGTCAATTTGCCTAATTCCCATCCTGCGCGGGTCGCTGCCGAAATTGCGATGCTGGACCATATGTTGGAAGGGCGTTTGAACTTTGGCATTTCACCAGGTGGTTTGATGTCCGATGCGGAGATTTTCGGGAATCTCAATAGAGACCGGAACGCAATGTTTCTTGAGTGTATTAACATGGTGCTCGATATCTGGGCGGGAGAAGCCCCATATAATCTCAAGGGTGACTACTATGAAGTGTCCACACAAAACACAATGATGCGAGAGATTGGTCAGGGTGACATAATGAAACCTTACCAAGATCCGCATCCCCCCATTATCGGCACAGTCGTTGCCCCGTTTTCCAAGGGGGTGACGGCAATGGCTGCGCGGGGATGGCAACCGATCTCGGCGAACTTCTTGTTGCCCAAATGGGCGGCGACACATTGGCCCAATTACGCCGAGGGCTGCAAACAGGCGGGAAAACTGGCCTCTTATGACGAATGGCGCGTGGCGAAGAACATCTGCGTTGCACGGGATGAGCAAACAGCGCGCTCCTATGCACGTGATCCGGGTAGCCCCTACGTGCTGTATTATTCGCAGTTGCTAACAAAGTTACGCAAAGGTGGACGGTTGAACCTGTTCAAAGAAGATCAGGCCATGCCAGACGAAGAGGTAACGCTTGATTATGTGCTGGACCGTTTGGTGATCCACGGCGATCCGCAATCGGTGGCGGATCAGGTGTTAGAGCTTCGCGAAACAACGGGGACGTTCAACCATCTAGTCTACGCAGGCCATGACTGGACCGATTACGAGCTTGGCCGAGAAAGCATGATCCTGATGGCAGAAAAGGTGATGCCGATCTTGGACGAGGCCACAAAATCCGAACCTGCATATTTGTAG
- a CDS encoding IS6 family transposase: MLRKSPFKHHRFPREIILCAVRWYLRYPLSYQDVVDLLAEREVTVDRSTIYRWVQKFGPELTKRTEKHLRRASVDWHVDETYIRVGGKWRYLWRAVDANGQMIDFRLTARRDAKAAKAFLKKAIERVRLHRPVTICTDKARAYRRVIREINHRYDPHFDSIRHIDQKWRNNLVESDHAAMKRLLGYRQSFRSLRTAKATLSGIETIRTIKRGHIHHKQPGVSGEIEFISGLFAAAA, encoded by the coding sequence ATGCTGCGTAAATCCCCGTTCAAGCATCATCGCTTTCCGCGTGAGATCATCTTGTGTGCTGTGCGTTGGTACCTGCGTTACCCATTATCCTATCAGGATGTGGTCGATCTCCTGGCAGAGCGCGAAGTCACCGTTGACCGGTCGACCATTTATCGCTGGGTTCAGAAGTTCGGCCCCGAATTGACCAAGCGCACCGAAAAGCATCTGCGCCGCGCCAGCGTCGATTGGCACGTGGACGAAACTTACATCCGTGTGGGCGGCAAATGGCGTTATCTCTGGCGTGCGGTCGATGCAAATGGTCAGATGATCGATTTTCGCCTCACCGCGCGCCGAGATGCGAAGGCGGCCAAAGCCTTTCTGAAAAAGGCGATTGAACGTGTACGCCTGCATCGGCCTGTGACCATCTGCACCGATAAAGCGCGCGCCTATCGGCGCGTCATCCGCGAGATCAACCACCGCTACGATCCACACTTCGACAGCATCCGGCACATCGATCAAAAGTGGCGAAACAATCTGGTAGAGAGCGACCACGCTGCCATGAAGCGCCTCCTCGGGTATCGCCAAAGTTTCCGGTCGCTCCGAACGGCCAAAGCGACCCTCAGCGGCATCGAAACAATCCGAACCATCAAACGCGGCCACATCCATCACAAACAACCCGGCGTCAGCGGAGAGATCGAATTCATCAGCGGACTGTTCGCCGCAGCGGCATGA